One genomic segment of Thalassospiraceae bacterium LMO-SO8 includes these proteins:
- a CDS encoding VacJ family lipoprotein, giving the protein MGSAQADDQARVLSFQGELVAQADVQLSQADDTGNDPLESMNRAIFSFNEGVQEGLLRPIANTYNSTVPATGRQALKNMFDNLSSPITFVNDVLQFEFERALVTFMRTFLNTTVGMAGMVDMASEMGFQKHSEDFGQTLGVWGVGEGFYVVLPILGPSNPRDAIGRLLIDGYFDPLGYYLDNIDADEISLALDVVDGLLEYADVVEELDQIKKTSVDYYAAIRSLYRQKRNAEISNGQNLDLPPIPDLAPEIRSELPAGGGLDTSFAKLSQTVQ; this is encoded by the coding sequence TTGGGGTCGGCCCAGGCGGACGATCAAGCTCGGGTTCTGTCGTTCCAGGGCGAATTGGTCGCGCAGGCGGATGTCCAACTGTCCCAGGCGGACGATACGGGCAACGATCCCCTGGAAAGCATGAACCGGGCCATCTTCTCCTTCAACGAAGGGGTGCAGGAAGGCCTTCTGCGACCGATCGCCAATACCTACAATTCGACGGTTCCGGCGACCGGCCGGCAGGCGCTCAAGAACATGTTCGACAACCTGTCGTCGCCGATCACGTTCGTCAACGATGTGCTGCAGTTCGAATTCGAACGCGCGTTGGTGACCTTCATGCGCACGTTCCTCAACACCACCGTCGGCATGGCCGGCATGGTCGATATGGCGTCCGAGATGGGCTTCCAGAAACATAGTGAGGATTTCGGTCAGACCCTGGGCGTTTGGGGCGTGGGCGAAGGCTTCTATGTCGTGCTGCCGATCCTCGGCCCGTCCAATCCGCGCGATGCGATTGGGCGCCTGTTGATCGACGGCTATTTCGATCCGCTGGGCTACTATCTGGACAATATCGACGCGGACGAGATCAGCTTGGCCCTCGATGTCGTCGACGGTCTTCTGGAATACGCCGATGTGGTCGAGGAACTGGACCAGATCAAGAAGACCTCGGTCGATTACTATGCGGCGATCCGCTCGCTCTATCGTCAGAAGCGCAATGCGGAAATCTCCAATGGTCAGAACCTGGACCTGCCGCCGATCCCCGATCTCGCGCCGGAAATCCGCAGCGAATTGCCTGCTGGTGGCGGGCTGGATACCTCGTTCGCGAAACTGAGCCAGACCGTTCAGTAA
- the rpoH gene encoding RNA polymerase sigma factor RpoH gives MTTMTVPAVPTEGGLSQYFREIWKFPLLEKEEEQRLALRWTEHGDVDAAHMLVTSHLRLVAKIAMGYRGYGLPVADLISEGNIGLMKAVKKFEPERGFRLSTYAMWWIKAAITEYILKSWSLVKMGTVASQKKLFFSLRGLKGRLKIMDSGELNPEDARRISEEVGVSTDDIAYMNRRLAARDMSLNAPVTQEEGAVEFQDTLVDDRPSPEAMFGDTEEDNFRRTLVQEAMAALPKREREIFVERRLTDEPATLEDLGGQYGISRERVRQLENRAFEKVQKHVARALADTVGAV, from the coding sequence ATGACAACGATGACAGTACCTGCCGTTCCGACCGAAGGAGGCCTGAGCCAGTATTTCCGCGAGATATGGAAGTTCCCCCTTCTGGAGAAGGAAGAGGAACAAAGGCTGGCGCTGCGCTGGACCGAGCATGGCGACGTTGATGCCGCCCATATGCTGGTCACTTCGCACCTGCGTCTGGTCGCCAAGATCGCCATGGGATATCGGGGCTACGGCCTGCCGGTCGCGGACCTGATTTCCGAAGGCAACATCGGCCTGATGAAGGCCGTGAAGAAGTTTGAACCGGAGCGCGGTTTCCGCCTGTCCACCTACGCCATGTGGTGGATCAAGGCGGCGATCACCGAATACATCTTGAAGTCCTGGTCTTTGGTCAAGATGGGCACCGTCGCCTCTCAGAAGAAGTTGTTCTTCAGCCTGCGCGGTCTGAAGGGCCGACTGAAGATCATGGATTCGGGTGAATTGAACCCGGAAGACGCCCGGCGCATTTCCGAGGAAGTCGGCGTATCGACCGACGACATCGCCTACATGAACCGGCGGCTCGCGGCCCGCGACATGTCCCTGAACGCCCCGGTGACCCAGGAAGAAGGCGCCGTCGAATTCCAGGATACCCTGGTTGACGACCGCCCCAGCCCGGAAGCCATGTTCGGCGACACGGAGGAAGACAACTTCCGCCGCACCCTGGTTCAGGAAGCCATGGCGGCCTTGCCCAAGCGCGAGCGTGAGATTTTCGTCGAGCGCCGCCTGACGGACGAGCCCGCGACCCTCGAGGATTTGGGGGGGCAGTACGGCATCAGCCGGGAACGGGTGCGTCAGCTCGAAAACCGGGCCTTCGAAAAGGTCCAGAAGCACGTCGCCCGGGCCCTTGCCGATACGGTCGGCGCCGTATAG
- a CDS encoding OmpA family protein, translating to MGVPIKPSPQEEKEDWLVTYADAITLLMCFFVMMLTFAEFDIPAFEEAAAAIKEKIGSSDDDASPTEKLKIDLEDVVFQMQADRAVQVSKDSKGVVIELSSGAFYKPGSAELREEAIPYLEKIAQTISAPRYATYNVQIEGHTDDEPISTERFPSNWELSTSRAATVVRFFADRQFVDPLKMSATGFADQKPKVPNRTEEGVPIPENQMTNRRTSIRVTAMSLKEREVWYQHLAVIRAKAEAEKRAKEQQGEGQPPQEGQAPQEGQTPQEAQTPQDVPPAAVEGQPAPAQQ from the coding sequence ATGGGAGTCCCGATCAAACCATCCCCGCAAGAAGAGAAAGAAGACTGGCTGGTCACCTATGCCGACGCCATCACGCTGCTGATGTGCTTTTTCGTGATGATGTTGACCTTCGCCGAATTCGACATTCCCGCCTTCGAGGAAGCGGCCGCCGCGATCAAGGAAAAGATCGGGTCGTCCGACGACGATGCCTCGCCCACGGAAAAGCTGAAGATCGATCTGGAGGACGTCGTGTTCCAGATGCAGGCAGACCGCGCGGTGCAGGTGTCCAAGGACTCCAAGGGTGTGGTCATCGAACTGTCGTCCGGCGCCTTCTACAAGCCCGGCTCGGCGGAGTTGCGCGAGGAAGCCATTCCCTACCTGGAAAAGATCGCCCAGACGATCAGCGCGCCGCGTTACGCCACCTACAACGTTCAGATCGAGGGCCATACGGACGACGAGCCCATTTCGACGGAACGCTTTCCCTCGAACTGGGAGTTGTCGACGTCGCGCGCCGCGACGGTGGTGCGGTTCTTCGCGGACCGGCAGTTTGTCGATCCTTTGAAAATGAGCGCCACTGGTTTCGCCGACCAGAAGCCGAAGGTTCCGAACCGCACCGAGGAAGGCGTGCCGATCCCGGAAAACCAGATGACCAACCGGCGCACGTCGATCCGCGTGACCGCCATGTCCCTCAAGGAGCGCGAGGTCTGGTACCAGCACCTTGCCGTTATTCGCGCCAAGGCCGAGGCGGAGAAGCGCGCCAAGGAACAGCAGGGCGAAGGACAGCCGCCGCAGGAAGGCCAGGCCCCGCAGGAAGGTCAAACGCCCCAGGAAGCCCAGACGCCCCAGGATGTCCCGCCCGCCGCCGTCGAGGGCCAACCGGCCCCCGCGCAGCAATAG
- a CDS encoding MBL fold metallo-hydrolase, producing MAIRLKFWGVRGSIACATPQHMKYGGNTSCIEVEAGDYRFVMDAGTGIRSYGNAFLQSGAKCSHLLLTHTHWDHINGFPFFVPAYNPEYAIHIMAGHLKSRGDEGIQDILSTQMHNPMFPVPLEAMQAKLRFEDFDAGDSFSLPSDITVKTAPLNHPNGATGYRIEHEGAAICYVTDTEHTPGKLDENILGLIEGADLVIYDSTYTEEEFPAKVGWGHSTWNEGMRLCRAANVKRMAIFHHDPEHDDAFMDKLAIEAEAAWEGNFVSREGMELIIE from the coding sequence ATGGCCATCCGTCTGAAATTTTGGGGAGTTAGAGGAAGCATTGCCTGCGCCACGCCGCAGCACATGAAGTATGGCGGCAACACCAGTTGCATCGAGGTCGAGGCGGGTGACTATCGGTTCGTCATGGACGCGGGCACCGGCATCCGGTCTTACGGCAACGCTTTCCTTCAGTCCGGCGCGAAATGCTCCCACTTGCTGCTGACCCACACCCATTGGGATCATATCAACGGGTTCCCGTTCTTTGTGCCTGCCTATAATCCCGAGTACGCCATCCATATCATGGCCGGCCATCTGAAAAGCCGCGGCGACGAGGGCATTCAGGACATCCTGTCGACCCAGATGCATAACCCCATGTTTCCGGTGCCGCTTGAGGCCATGCAGGCCAAGCTGCGGTTCGAGGACTTCGATGCGGGCGACAGCTTTTCCCTGCCGTCGGACATCACGGTGAAGACGGCGCCCCTGAATCACCCCAACGGCGCCACCGGATACCGGATCGAACACGAGGGGGCGGCGATCTGCTATGTCACCGATACGGAACACACGCCGGGCAAGCTGGATGAAAACATCCTGGGCCTGATCGAGGGCGCCGATCTGGTGATCTATGACAGCACCTACACCGAGGAAGAGTTTCCCGCCAAGGTCGGCTGGGGTCATTCGACCTGGAACGAGGGCATGCGTCTGTGCCGGGCGGCCAACGTCAAGCGCATGGCGATCTTCCACCATGATCCGGAACACGACGACGCCTTCATGGATAAATTGGCGATCGAGGCCGAGGCGGCCTGGGAAGGCAACTTCGTCAGCCGCGAAGGCATGGAACTGATCATCGAGTGA
- a CDS encoding SAM-dependent chlorinase/fluorinase has protein sequence MLVLFTDFGFQGPYVGQMKAVLHAGAPGVPVIDLMHDAPPFDPRSSAYLLAALAGELAPGAVVLGIVDPGVGTDRRALAVEVDGRWFIGPDNGLFALTVRRAAVARAWEITWRPDRLSASFHGRDLFAPVAAAIAAGGTFVGTFPGREIAVQEVDRNDWPDELERIVYIDGFGNAISGMRAENLSPNHRILVHNVEIKGEKTFASVPPDSLFWYANSSGLVEIACNRGRADRRLGLSVGTGVRVVGNQSVTVVT, from the coding sequence ATGCTTGTCCTGTTCACCGATTTCGGCTTTCAAGGTCCCTATGTGGGGCAGATGAAGGCGGTTCTGCACGCGGGCGCGCCGGGGGTCCCGGTGATCGATCTGATGCACGATGCGCCGCCTTTCGATCCGCGGTCTTCCGCCTATCTGTTGGCGGCGTTGGCGGGCGAACTTGCCCCCGGCGCCGTGGTCCTGGGCATCGTCGATCCGGGGGTGGGAACGGACCGCCGCGCGCTTGCCGTGGAAGTGGACGGGCGCTGGTTCATAGGGCCTGACAACGGCCTTTTCGCATTGACGGTCCGGCGGGCGGCGGTGGCGCGGGCATGGGAAATTACCTGGCGCCCGGACAGGCTTTCAGCCAGCTTTCACGGTCGCGACCTGTTTGCGCCGGTGGCGGCGGCGATCGCCGCAGGCGGGACGTTCGTCGGTACCTTCCCGGGGCGGGAAATCGCCGTTCAGGAGGTCGACCGGAACGACTGGCCGGATGAATTAGAGCGAATTGTATATATCGACGGATTCGGCAACGCGATTTCCGGCATGCGCGCAGAAAACCTCTCGCCAAACCACCGGATTCTAGTTCACAATGTTGAAATCAAAGGCGAAAAGACCTTCGCCTCGGTTCCGCCGGACAGCTTGTTCTGGTACGCGAATTCGAGTGGTCTGGTCGAAATCGCCTGTAACCGAGGGCGGGCGGATCGGCGCTTGGGATTGTCGGTCGGAACGGGGGTTCGTGTCGTTGGAAATCAATCTGTGACAGTAGTTACTTGA
- a CDS encoding HlyD family type I secretion periplasmic adaptor subunit, with amino-acid sequence MQHQANPPIASPLDELLVKRPMPSLRVAAWPIMILITAVLTWANFAKLDEVSVALGKVVPLGKTKVVQHLEGGIVQEIYVSEGDTVSVDQDLLLLDLASGGTNREELQVRLDSELAARARLEAEAEGRKLKFPRTLETRQPALVEAQRQAHDARQRELKASISVLKEQIKQRELDVKEMQAKKKATERNYSLARERLAMSASLLAEGLTARIEHLKLEAEVEDLDGQLKGLVPAIPRAQAAVEEARKRVSESEEGFRREAREELNKVEQSIARIQELISEAEKQGARSAIKSPINGIVQKMVVNTVGGVVKPGEPIMEIVPTGDKLVVEARLNPTERGFIVEGQPAVVKISTYDFVRYGGLDGRVIAVAPDASTDENGAPYFRVVVQTDKTYLGKTKDLLPITPGMEATVDIHTGRKSVMDYLIKPVLKLKDEAFRER; translated from the coding sequence ATGCAACACCAAGCGAACCCACCCATTGCCTCTCCGTTGGACGAGCTGCTGGTCAAACGGCCGATGCCGTCCCTTCGGGTCGCCGCCTGGCCGATCATGATTCTGATCACGGCGGTGCTGACCTGGGCCAACTTCGCCAAGCTGGACGAGGTTTCCGTCGCCTTGGGCAAGGTCGTGCCGCTGGGCAAGACCAAGGTCGTCCAGCATCTGGAAGGCGGCATCGTCCAGGAAATCTACGTCTCCGAAGGGGACACGGTGTCGGTCGATCAGGATCTTCTGCTGCTCGACCTGGCATCGGGCGGCACCAACCGCGAGGAACTTCAGGTCCGGCTCGACAGCGAACTGGCGGCGCGCGCGCGCCTGGAGGCCGAGGCCGAGGGCCGCAAGCTCAAATTCCCGCGCACCTTGGAAACCCGGCAGCCCGCCCTGGTCGAAGCCCAGCGCCAGGCCCATGACGCCCGCCAGCGCGAACTGAAGGCGTCGATCAGCGTGCTGAAGGAACAGATCAAGCAGCGCGAATTGGACGTCAAGGAAATGCAGGCCAAGAAGAAGGCGACGGAGCGCAACTACTCCCTCGCCCGCGAACGCCTGGCGATGTCGGCGTCGCTGCTGGCCGAAGGCCTGACGGCGCGCATCGAACACCTGAAGCTGGAGGCCGAGGTCGAAGACCTGGACGGCCAGTTGAAGGGCCTGGTTCCGGCCATCCCCCGCGCCCAGGCGGCGGTCGAGGAGGCCAGGAAGCGCGTGTCGGAATCGGAGGAAGGGTTCCGCCGTGAAGCGCGCGAGGAACTGAACAAGGTCGAACAGTCGATCGCCCGCATCCAGGAACTGATTTCCGAGGCTGAGAAGCAAGGGGCCCGGTCGGCGATCAAAAGTCCGATCAACGGGATCGTGCAGAAGATGGTGGTCAACACGGTCGGCGGCGTGGTCAAACCCGGCGAGCCGATCATGGAGATCGTGCCCACGGGCGACAAACTGGTCGTCGAGGCCCGCCTAAATCCCACGGAACGCGGCTTCATCGTCGAAGGCCAGCCCGCCGTGGTCAAGATTTCCACCTATGACTTCGTGCGCTACGGCGGCCTGGACGGCCGGGTGATCGCCGTCGCCCCCGACGCCTCCACGGATGAAAACGGCGCGCCTTACTTCCGCGTCGTGGTCCAGACCGACAAGACCTACCTGGGCAAGACCAAGGATCTGCTGCCGATCACGCCGGGCATGGAAGCCACGGTCGACATCCACACGGGCCGCAAATCGGTCATGGATTATCTCATCAAACCCGTCCTCAAGCTCAAGGACGAGGCCTTCCGCGAGCGCTGA
- a CDS encoding MotA/TolQ/ExbB proton channel family protein, with protein MSFTTLVGLLAAFGLFIGSVMMSTDNFLIFLSLSSLLMVVGGTLSATFISYEPRYVMLSLRLIWRILFSPKVGRNVLKSEVGRIIRWAYTVQKSGPPALEAEAKKAVRGDKFLKFGVDMVISGYTGEEVREILTNAIESTFGRNTVQVDILRSMGGAAPAFGMIGTLVGLIIMLDNLGGDPTQLGAGLAVALLTTLYGVMFARMIFIPAATKIQQREEIVRFRNYLIAEGLSLLADKKNPRYIADRMNSFLDPAIHFNIDKMKR; from the coding sequence ATGTCGTTTACCACACTTGTCGGGTTGCTGGCCGCGTTCGGTCTGTTCATCGGCTCAGTCATGATGAGCACCGACAACTTCCTGATTTTTCTCAGCCTTTCGAGCCTTCTGATGGTTGTCGGCGGCACCCTGTCGGCAACATTCATTTCCTACGAACCGCGCTACGTCATGCTGTCGCTGCGCCTGATCTGGCGCATCCTGTTTTCGCCCAAGGTCGGGCGCAACGTGCTGAAGTCCGAAGTCGGGCGAATCATCCGCTGGGCCTACACGGTTCAGAAAAGCGGTCCGCCGGCGCTTGAGGCCGAAGCCAAGAAAGCGGTGCGCGGCGACAAGTTCCTGAAATTCGGCGTCGACATGGTGATTTCCGGTTACACCGGCGAGGAAGTCCGCGAAATCCTGACCAACGCCATCGAATCGACCTTCGGGCGCAACACCGTGCAGGTCGACATCCTGCGCAGCATGGGTGGCGCCGCCCCGGCGTTCGGCATGATCGGGACCCTGGTCGGCCTGATTATCATGCTCGACAACCTGGGCGGTGATCCGACGCAGCTGGGCGCCGGCCTCGCGGTCGCGCTTTTGACGACCCTCTACGGCGTCATGTTCGCCCGCATGATCTTCATTCCGGCTGCGACCAAAATCCAGCAGCGCGAGGAAATCGTGCGCTTCCGCAACTACCTGATCGCCGAGGGACTGTCGCTTCTGGCCGACAAGAAGAACCCCCGCTACATCGCGGACCGCATGAACAGCTTCCTTGACCCGGCCATCCACTTCAATATCGACAAGATGAAGAGGTAG